Proteins encoded together in one Synechococcales cyanobacterium T60_A2020_003 window:
- a CDS encoding nitronate monooxygenase, translated as MTNLPSLTIGSHTARYPIIQGGMGIRISGANLAAAVANAGGIGIISAVCLGLQSEYFNPEEPSPKKRHENFLEANRLALIDELQNARQLSPQGIIGVNIMVAAQGYETLVKTAVDHGANVIISGAGLPLSLPEYTAHAPDVALVPIVSSVRTARILCQKWQRQYGQSPDAFVVENPKFAGGHLGAKEEEIESPEWDTATVIPDLVRYLHDDLQQPIPVIAAGGIWDHADIVQALALGASGVQMGTRFITTEECDANPRYKEFHLKAKPEDIVIISSPVGLPGRALRNPFVDNLLATGTPNPQGGCFVNCLKVCKFRDRRETYCILRALDRAAQGDVETGLVFAGHHTRHDDHIRPVADLMAELTHST; from the coding sequence ATGACAAATCTCCCTTCCCTCACGATTGGCTCCCACACTGCCCGCTATCCGATCATTCAAGGTGGCATGGGCATCCGGATTTCCGGAGCAAATCTCGCCGCCGCTGTCGCGAACGCGGGTGGAATTGGCATTATCTCTGCGGTCTGTTTGGGGCTGCAATCCGAGTACTTTAACCCAGAGGAACCCAGTCCTAAAAAACGCCACGAAAATTTTCTAGAGGCGAATCGACTGGCGTTAATTGATGAACTGCAAAACGCCCGTCAGCTTAGTCCCCAGGGCATTATCGGTGTGAACATCATGGTTGCCGCTCAGGGCTACGAAACCCTGGTGAAAACAGCGGTAGACCACGGTGCGAATGTGATTATTTCGGGAGCTGGATTGCCCCTCAGTCTTCCCGAATATACAGCCCATGCCCCCGATGTTGCCCTAGTTCCGATTGTTTCCAGTGTTCGCACCGCTCGGATTCTTTGTCAGAAATGGCAACGTCAGTATGGGCAATCGCCCGATGCCTTTGTGGTCGAAAATCCCAAGTTTGCCGGGGGACATCTCGGCGCGAAGGAGGAGGAGATTGAGTCGCCGGAATGGGATACGGCTACCGTGATTCCGGATTTGGTTCGCTATCTCCACGACGACCTACAACAGCCGATTCCAGTGATCGCGGCGGGTGGAATTTGGGATCATGCCGACATTGTGCAAGCCTTAGCCTTAGGCGCAAGCGGTGTGCAGATGGGAACGCGCTTCATTACCACCGAGGAATGCGACGCCAATCCTCGTTACAAAGAGTTTCATTTAAAGGCAAAACCTGAAGACATTGTGATCATTTCTAGCCCGGTTGGATTGCCGGGACGAGCCTTGCGGAACCCCTTTGTGGACAATCTGTTAGCTACGGGAACCCCAAATCCCCAGGGAGGCTGTTTTGTAAATTGTCTAAAGGTCTGCAAATTTCGCGATCGCCGCGAAACCTACTGTATTCTCCGCGCCCTAGATCGTGCCGCTCAAGGAGACGTAGAAACAGGACTCGTCTTTGCCGGACACCATACGCGGCACGATGACCACATCCGCCCCGTCGCAGACCTGATGGCTGAGTTAACCCATTCCACTTAA